In a genomic window of uncultured Sphaerochaeta sp.:
- a CDS encoding copper homeostasis protein CutC, which translates to MSEGVYTVLENDVTIEICLDSVQSIIAAEQGGASRVEFCSDLFEGGLTPTLGSFLVAKEKTSIPINVMIRPRGGDFCYSDVEFETMLADARLFREAGANALVFGILTPEGEIDKERSRAFLDAARPLPVTFHRAFDMTRDPYKAIEDLIELGVDRILTSGLEASVPEGLDLLADLLKRYGDKIVIMPGAGINERNIERIHQTLQAKEYHMYLHREYQSMMEYRPDHIYMGGLLRQPEFMVQHTDPNRVSHMVGKVRS; encoded by the coding sequence ATGTCAGAAGGAGTGTACACTGTGCTTGAAAACGATGTGACCATCGAAATATGCCTCGATTCCGTCCAATCCATCATCGCTGCCGAACAAGGTGGTGCGAGTAGGGTGGAGTTTTGTTCCGATCTCTTCGAAGGGGGCCTCACCCCCACCCTGGGTTCTTTCCTGGTGGCAAAAGAGAAGACTTCCATCCCCATCAATGTCATGATCAGGCCGCGCGGAGGCGACTTCTGCTACTCGGATGTGGAGTTCGAGACCATGCTTGCCGATGCCCGTCTCTTTCGCGAAGCAGGGGCCAATGCCCTGGTCTTCGGTATCCTCACCCCAGAAGGGGAGATCGACAAGGAACGAAGCCGTGCCTTCCTTGATGCCGCCCGTCCCTTGCCGGTTACCTTCCATCGTGCCTTCGACATGACACGCGACCCGTACAAGGCCATTGAGGATCTCATCGAGCTCGGTGTCGACCGCATCCTGACCAGCGGTCTGGAAGCCTCCGTCCCCGAAGGACTGGACCTGCTTGCAGACTTGCTCAAGCGCTATGGCGACAAGATTGTGATCATGCCGGGAGCCGGTATCAACGAGCGCAATATCGAGCGCATCCACCAGACCCTCCAGGCCAAGGAGTATCACATGTACCTCCATCGTGAGTACCAGAGCATGATGGAGTACCGACCCGACCATATCTACATGGGTGGCCTCTTGCGCCAGCCTGAGTTCATGGTCCAGCACACCGACCCCAACCGGGTCTCGCATATGGTGGGCAAGGTGAGGTCCTGA